The DNA segment ATATCACAGCATCTGCATTTGCAACCCTCTTGCTTACTTCTTCAGCCTGCCTCTTCAGGAATTCCGGAGATGCAGCTTTGGCATATCCACCTTTGTCTTCTGCATCTTTATCGAATGGAACTTCAATGAATTTTGCCCCTAAGCTTTCAACCTGCTCTTTGACAGAAGGCCTTACATCAGAAGCTTCCACTAAAGCGCCAAGCCGCTTTGCAGTTGCTATTGCCTGCAACCCTGCAACACCTGCACCGAGAACAACAACCTTTGCCGGATGCAATGTGCCTGCAGCAGTCATCATCAAAGGAAATATTTTTCCTAATTCGTTTGCAGCCATAATTACTGCCTTATAGCCTGCGATATTTGACTGGGATGTCAGTGCATCCATTTTTTGCGCCCTTGAAATTCGCGGAATCAGGTTCATTGAGAAACACGTTATTTTTTTATCTGCCATTGTTTTTATTATTTCCAA comes from the Candidatus Woesearchaeota archaeon genome and includes:
- a CDS encoding NAD(P) transhydrogenase subunit alpha, producing LEIIKTMADKKITCFSMNLIPRISRAQKMDALTSQSNIAGYKAVIMAANELGKIFPLMMTAAGTLHPAKVVVLGAGVAGLQAIATAKRLGALVEASDVRPSVKEQVESLGAKFIEVPFDKDAEDKGGYAKAASPEFLKRQAEEVSKRVANADAVICTALVPGKKAPILVTEEMVKSMRSGSVIVDMAAVQGGNCALTEPGEIAVKHGVKIIGVKNIPATVPVHSTQMYAKNILNLLLTIINESKIHIDLTDEIVSSSLIIHQGEIVNKTAQELIGGHHD